The DNA sequence CGTGCGGTCAGCTCGATCTCGCGCGTGCCGCGGCGGCAGCGGCGGCCGCGGGGATCGAGGACGAGGTCGCCGGCCTGCAGGACGCCGGTCCGCGCGGCGTCGCCCGCGGCGGCGGCGCGGCGGGTGAGGGCGCGGAGGCGGGCGGCGAGGACGACGAAGGAGAACGGCTTCGTCAGGTAGTCGTCCGCGCCCGAGTCCAGACCCTCGGCCTCGTCGTACTCGCCGTCCTTGGCGGTCAGCATCAGCACGGGGGTGGCGACTGCGTGCGAACGCATCCGGGTGCATATCTCGTACCCCGAGAGGCCGGGGAGCATCAGGTCGAGGAGGACCACGTCGTACGGGCCTCCGGTGAGGGCCAGGTCCAGCCCGTGGTGGCCGTCGTGGGCGAGATCCACCCAGTGGCCGTCGGCGGAGAGGCCGCGCCGCAGTGAATCGGCGAGGCTGACTTCGTCTTCGACGACCAG is a window from the Streptomyces sp. NBC_01244 genome containing:
- a CDS encoding response regulator transcription factor, which translates into the protein MRILVVEDEVSLADSLRRGLSADGHWVDLAHDGHHGLDLALTGGPYDVVLLDLMLPGLSGYEICTRMRSHAVATPVLMLTAKDGEYDEAEGLDSGADDYLTKPFSFVVLAARLRALTRRAAAAGDAARTGVLQAGDLVLDPRGRRCRRGTREIELTARELGVLGCLMEQPGRAVAKQDILDEVWDTPHGIDPNIVEVYVSSLRRKIDAPFGRRSILTVHGTGYRMAPDGG